A region of Lacinutrix sp. Hel_I_90 DNA encodes the following proteins:
- the dnaE gene encoding DNA polymerase III subunit alpha, whose amino-acid sequence MYLIFDTETTGLPKRWDAPITDTDNWPRCIQIAWQLHDAMGNCIESQDYLVKPEGFNIPYDAEKIHGISTGLAQEQGIALAEVLEKFNIALSKTKFVVGQNVKFDLNIMGAEFVREDIANQLQELPVLDTCTEHTAALCQITGGRYGKFKLPTLTELHQYLFNQPFAEAHNATADVEATTRCFLELIRRKEFTKEQLDVQPDYFENFSEANPQPIKLIGLKHINLKQESARINARLQKAEATDISSEEIKENIKELQEVDFVHLHNHSQFSVLQSTMSVAAIVEVAAENNMPAVALTDHANMMGAFHFVNAVNKHNSGVKAKIEAAEAEGKTTTAKMIKPIIGCEFFVCEDHLDKTRKDNGYQIVLIAKNKKGYHNLAKLSSHAFVNGFYYLPRIDKKLIQEYKADLICLTGNLYGEVPSKVLNVGENQAEEALLWWKEQFQEDLYIELMRHNQEDENRVNPTLIKFSERHNIKLVATNNTYYAKKEDANAHDILLCVKDGEKQATPIGRGRGYRYGMPNQEYYFKSAAAMKNIFKDVPEAISNVQEVVDKIEGFQLARDVLLPAFDIPQEFINKEDENGGGKRGENAYLRHLTFEGAKKRYGEVLSDEVTERLDFELSVIENTGYPGYFLIVEDFIREARNMDVSVGPGRGSAAGSVVAYCLWITNIDPLKYNLLFERFLNPDRVSMPDIDIDFDDEGRSRVMDYVIEKYGSNQVAQIITYGTMAAKSSIRDTARVLDLPLFDADRIAKLIPTMSKLSKIFGLSEKELASKFRAEDLEKVNELLNISEGEDLQAETVNLARILEGSVRNTGIHACGVIITPDDITKFVPVSTAKDSDLYVTQFDNSVVEDAGLLKMDFLGLKTLTLIKDTVKIVKAKHDILLDPDSFPLDDEKTYALFQRGETVGVFQYESPGMQKHLKDLKPTVFDDLIAMNALYRPGPMEYIPSFVRRKHGDEDIEYDLPAMEEYLQETYGITVYQEQVMLLSQKLADFTKGEADVLRKAMGKKQIAVLDKMKPKFIEQASAKGHDAKKLEKIWKDWEAFASYAFNKSHSTCYAWIAYQTAYLKAHYPAEYMASVLSNNMNDIKQVTFFMEECKRMKLPVLGPDVNESYYKFSVNKDNAVRFGMGAIKGVGHGAVMTIVENRKKDGHYKSIFDLAKRIDLRAANKKAFENLALAGGFDCFEDTHRAQYFQKEGGDSTFLEKAIKYGAKHQENENSSQVSLFGAASDIQIAEPLVPPCETWGTMEKLAQEREVVGVYISGHPLDDFRTEMKSFCTGTIAYFNDLYPHVNKEITFGGVVTDVQHRVSKQGKGWALFTVEDYTDTFEFHIFGEEYLKHRHFLMKNNFVHVKTFVREGWVNRDTGKKSDPRLQFNSFQLLHDVMDKYVRKLSIQLNIKELESDKIRGLKDLIAMHPGSHLLDFVVYDNREQIKLEMSSRRQKIKVSQELLGELEEQQVYYKLN is encoded by the coding sequence ATGTACTTAATTTTCGATACAGAAACTACAGGTTTGCCAAAACGCTGGGATGCGCCAATTACCGATACCGATAATTGGCCTAGATGTATTCAAATCGCATGGCAATTACATGATGCGATGGGTAACTGTATCGAAAGTCAGGATTATTTGGTTAAACCAGAGGGGTTTAATATACCTTATGATGCTGAAAAAATTCATGGTATTTCTACCGGATTAGCTCAGGAACAGGGGATAGCACTAGCCGAAGTTTTAGAGAAGTTTAATATTGCTTTAAGCAAAACAAAATTTGTCGTTGGACAAAATGTTAAGTTTGACCTAAACATTATGGGGGCTGAGTTTGTGCGTGAAGACATCGCAAATCAACTTCAGGAGTTACCCGTTTTAGATACCTGTACTGAGCATACCGCAGCATTGTGCCAAATAACGGGTGGTCGTTACGGGAAGTTTAAACTGCCGACATTAACCGAGTTGCATCAGTATTTATTCAATCAGCCATTCGCTGAAGCACACAATGCAACTGCTGATGTTGAAGCAACGACACGTTGTTTTTTAGAGCTCATTCGAAGAAAAGAATTCACCAAAGAACAATTAGACGTTCAGCCAGATTATTTCGAGAATTTTTCTGAAGCCAATCCGCAGCCCATAAAACTAATCGGCTTAAAGCACATCAATCTCAAACAGGAAAGTGCTAGAATTAATGCCAGATTGCAAAAAGCTGAAGCAACTGATATTTCTTCCGAAGAAATAAAAGAAAACATAAAGGAATTACAGGAGGTAGATTTTGTGCATTTGCATAACCACTCCCAATTTTCTGTATTACAATCCACAATGAGTGTTGCAGCTATTGTAGAGGTTGCTGCCGAAAACAATATGCCTGCGGTTGCGTTAACCGATCATGCTAATATGATGGGGGCTTTCCACTTTGTGAACGCTGTAAATAAGCATAACAGTGGTGTTAAAGCAAAGATTGAAGCGGCAGAAGCTGAAGGAAAAACAACAACTGCAAAAATGATTAAGCCAATCATTGGTTGTGAGTTTTTTGTTTGTGAAGACCATTTAGATAAAACCAGAAAGGATAATGGTTACCAGATTGTTTTAATTGCAAAAAATAAAAAGGGCTACCATAATTTGGCAAAATTATCTTCACATGCCTTTGTTAATGGCTTTTACTATTTACCGAGAATTGATAAAAAACTAATCCAGGAGTATAAAGCCGATTTAATTTGTTTAACAGGAAACTTATATGGGGAAGTGCCCAGTAAAGTTTTAAATGTTGGTGAAAATCAAGCGGAAGAAGCCTTGCTTTGGTGGAAAGAACAATTTCAAGAGGATCTGTATATTGAATTAATGCGTCACAATCAGGAAGACGAAAACCGTGTTAATCCAACGCTTATTAAATTTTCTGAAAGGCATAATATTAAGCTGGTTGCAACAAACAATACCTATTACGCTAAAAAAGAAGATGCCAACGCGCATGATATTTTATTATGTGTAAAGGATGGTGAAAAGCAGGCAACACCTATAGGAAGAGGGCGCGGTTATCGTTACGGTATGCCAAACCAAGAGTACTATTTCAAATCGGCAGCGGCCATGAAAAACATCTTTAAAGATGTGCCGGAAGCGATTAGTAATGTACAAGAAGTGGTCGATAAAATTGAAGGATTTCAACTCGCACGAGATGTCTTATTGCCAGCCTTTGATATTCCTCAAGAATTTATAAATAAAGAAGATGAAAACGGTGGCGGTAAAAGAGGAGAGAATGCCTATTTACGACATTTAACTTTTGAAGGTGCAAAGAAACGCTATGGAGAAGTACTCAGTGACGAGGTTACAGAGCGTTTGGATTTTGAACTAAGTGTTATTGAAAACACGGGCTATCCTGGTTATTTTTTAATTGTAGAAGATTTTATTCGTGAAGCACGAAATATGGACGTTTCGGTTGGGCCAGGACGGGGTTCGGCTGCAGGATCAGTGGTAGCCTATTGCTTATGGATTACCAATATAGATCCCTTAAAGTATAACTTACTTTTTGAGCGTTTTTTAAATCCGGATCGTGTAAGCATGCCAGATATTGATATCGATTTTGATGATGAAGGGCGAAGTCGCGTTATGGATTATGTGATTGAAAAATACGGAAGTAATCAGGTTGCGCAAATTATTACTTACGGTACGATGGCAGCAAAGTCATCCATTCGAGATACAGCTCGTGTTTTAGACTTACCATTATTTGATGCCGATAGGATAGCCAAGTTAATCCCAACGATGTCTAAGTTGAGTAAGATCTTTGGTTTAAGTGAAAAAGAATTAGCGTCTAAATTTAGAGCTGAAGATTTAGAAAAAGTCAACGAATTGTTGAACATTTCTGAAGGTGAAGATCTCCAAGCCGAAACCGTTAACCTGGCAAGGATTTTAGAGGGATCGGTGAGAAACACTGGTATTCATGCGTGTGGTGTGATTATTACGCCAGACGATATTACGAAGTTCGTACCGGTATCTACGGCGAAGGATTCTGATTTATATGTTACACAATTTGATAATTCGGTAGTAGAAGATGCAGGCTTGCTGAAAATGGATTTCTTGGGTTTAAAAACGTTAACGCTAATTAAAGACACCGTAAAAATTGTAAAAGCCAAGCATGATATCCTATTAGATCCAGATAGTTTTCCGCTTGATGATGAAAAGACTTATGCGCTTTTCCAAAGAGGAGAAACCGTTGGGGTGTTTCAATATGAATCACCTGGAATGCAAAAGCATTTAAAAGATTTAAAGCCTACAGTTTTTGACGATTTAATTGCTATGAATGCACTCTATCGTCCCGGGCCAATGGAATACATTCCGAGTTTCGTTCGCCGGAAACATGGGGATGAAGATATTGAGTACGATTTACCTGCCATGGAAGAATACCTGCAGGAGACTTATGGTATTACGGTTTATCAAGAGCAAGTGATGTTACTCTCACAAAAGCTTGCAGATTTCACCAAAGGTGAAGCCGATGTGTTGCGTAAAGCCATGGGGAAAAAGCAGATTGCGGTACTCGATAAAATGAAACCAAAATTTATCGAGCAAGCGAGTGCCAAAGGTCATGATGCTAAGAAATTAGAAAAAATCTGGAAAGATTGGGAAGCTTTTGCGAGTTATGCGTTTAATAAATCACACTCTACTTGTTATGCGTGGATCGCCTATCAAACAGCGTATTTAAAAGCACATTATCCAGCCGAATATATGGCTTCTGTGCTGTCAAATAATATGAATGACATCAAGCAGGTAACTTTCTTTATGGAGGAATGTAAGCGTATGAAGCTACCTGTTCTTGGTCCGGATGTTAATGAATCCTACTACAAGTTTTCTGTAAATAAAGACAATGCGGTTCGTTTTGGTATGGGAGCCATTAAAGGTGTTGGTCATGGTGCAGTAATGACTATTGTTGAAAACCGAAAAAAAGACGGGCACTACAAATCCATTTTCGATTTGGCTAAACGTATTGATTTGCGTGCCGCTAACAAAAAAGCCTTTGAAAATTTAGCCTTGGCGGGAGGTTTTGATTGTTTTGAAGATACACATAGAGCGCAGTATTTTCAAAAAGAAGGGGGTGATTCCACGTTTTTAGAAAAGGCTATAAAGTATGGGGCAAAACACCAGGAGAATGAAAACTCATCACAGGTAAGTTTGTTTGGTGCTGCCAGCGATATTCAAATTGCAGAGCCTTTAGTGCCGCCTTGTGAGACTTGGGGAACGATGGAAAAGCTGGCTCAAGAACGCGAAGTGGTTGGCGTTTATATTTCTGGGCATCCATTAGACGATTTTAGAACAGAAATGAAGAGTTTCTGTACTGGAACCATCGCTTATTTTAATGATTTATATCCTCACGTTAATAAAGAAATAACTTTTGGAGGGGTGGTGACCGATGTGCAACACCGTGTGAGTAAACAAGGTAAAGGTTGGGCCTTATTTACTGTTGAAGATTATACCGATACCTTTGAATTTCACATTTTTGGTGAGGAGTATTTAAAGCACCGTCACTTTTTAATGAAGAATAATTTTGTGCATGTTAAAACCTTTGTTAGAGAAGGCTGGGTCAACAGGGATACTGGTAAAAAGAGTGATCCGCGATTGCAATTTAATAGTTTTCAATTATTGCATGATGTGATGGATAAGTATGTGCGAAAACTTTCAATACAATTGAATATCAAAGAATTGGAATCTGATAAAATTCGAGGTTTAAAAGACTTAATTGCGATGCATCCGGGAAGCCATTTACTCGATTTTGTGGTTTATGATAACCGTGAGCAAATTAAACTTGAAATGTCAAGCCGAAGACAAAAGATTAAAGTAAGTCAGGAATTACTAGGAGAGTTGGAGGAACAACAGGTTTATTATAAGTTGAATTAA
- the trxA gene encoding thioredoxin, whose amino-acid sequence MNKTQLKNNIMALEITDANFEETVLKSDKPVMVDFWAAWCGPCRMVGPIIDQISEEYDGKAIVGKLDVDANQEFAAKYGVRNIPTVLVFQNGEVVGRQVGVAPKNAYSEAIDALL is encoded by the coding sequence GTGAATAAAACACAATTAAAGAATAATATTATGGCATTAGAAATCACAGACGCAAATTTTGAAGAAACAGTATTAAAAAGCGATAAGCCAGTGATGGTAGACTTTTGGGCAGCTTGGTGTGGACCTTGTAGAATGGTTGGGCCAATCATTGACCAAATTAGTGAAGAGTATGATGGTAAAGCCATTGTTGGAAAATTAGATGTAGATGCAAACCAAGAATTTGCAGCGAAATACGGGGTGAGAAATATCCCTACTGTGTTAGTGTTTCAAAACGGAGAAGTTGTTGGCAGACAAGTAGGAGTAGCACCTAAGAACGCATATTCAGAAGCGATTGACGCTTTATTATAG
- a CDS encoding ClpP family protease: MSKTTKAQDAIDSKLLDERKVFLWGMVEDKSAKHVIDRLLYLDSLETKDITLYINSPGGYVTAGFAIYDTIKSLKSDVSTVCTGLAASMGSILLSVGTKGKRFIQPHARVMIHQPSGGARGQASDIEITAQEIIKTKELSAKILAENCGQDYDKVMKDFNRDHWMGADESKAYGIVDGVLE, translated from the coding sequence ATGAGTAAAACAACAAAAGCGCAAGACGCAATAGATAGTAAGTTATTAGACGAAAGAAAGGTATTTCTTTGGGGAATGGTAGAAGACAAGAGTGCAAAACATGTTATTGACAGGTTGCTCTATTTAGATAGTCTAGAAACTAAAGATATTACCTTGTATATTAATAGTCCTGGGGGTTATGTTACTGCAGGGTTCGCTATTTACGATACCATTAAGTCCTTAAAAAGTGATGTGTCTACCGTTTGTACAGGTTTGGCAGCCTCTATGGGATCTATACTTTTATCTGTAGGAACTAAAGGAAAACGTTTTATTCAACCACATGCACGTGTCATGATTCATCAGCCAAGCGGGGGTGCACGTGGACAAGCCAGTGATATTGAAATTACGGCTCAGGAAATTATAAAAACTAAAGAATTAAGTGCAAAAATACTAGCCGAAAACTGTGGGCAAGATTACGATAAAGTAATGAAAGATTTTAACCGTGACCATTGGATGGGAGCAGATGAATCTAAAGCCTATGGTATTGTAGATGGTGTTTTAGAATAA
- a CDS encoding DUF58 domain-containing protein yields the protein MNLQDELNKAGGFKNLEHLAKQVVEGFISGMHKSPFHGFSAEFAEHKIYNQGESTRHIDWKLFAKTDKLYTKRYDDETNLRCHIILDNSSSMHYPEMSNFAIDHLNKIGFSALAAAALMHILKKQRDAVGLSIYSDAYDFYASEKGSERHHQMLLAQLSNAVLETPKHKQTETYAYLHQIAEKIHRRSLIFVFTDMFQTSTDEVKLFEALRHLKHNKHEVVLFHVFDRSKELSFDFKNTPKRFVDVETGEHINLYSDQVKDNYEKLVGNYFDELRVKCGQNRIKYVEADINTNFDAILTSYMLERQKFI from the coding sequence ATGAATTTACAAGACGAACTTAATAAAGCTGGCGGATTTAAAAACCTCGAGCACTTGGCAAAACAAGTGGTTGAGGGTTTTATTTCTGGCATGCACAAGAGTCCGTTTCATGGGTTTTCAGCAGAATTTGCAGAACATAAAATTTACAATCAAGGGGAGAGCACACGTCACATAGATTGGAAACTCTTTGCAAAAACAGATAAACTGTATACCAAACGTTATGATGACGAAACCAACTTACGCTGTCATATTATTTTAGACAATAGTAGCTCGATGCACTATCCTGAAATGAGTAATTTCGCGATAGACCATTTAAATAAGATTGGCTTTTCTGCCTTGGCTGCTGCTGCTTTAATGCATATTTTAAAAAAGCAACGTGATGCTGTTGGATTAAGTATCTATAGTGACGCTTACGATTTTTATGCTTCAGAAAAAGGTAGCGAACGACACCATCAAATGTTGTTAGCGCAATTAAGCAATGCCGTTTTAGAGACCCCCAAGCATAAACAAACGGAAACTTATGCCTATTTGCATCAAATAGCAGAAAAAATTCATAGGCGCTCATTGATTTTTGTGTTTACCGATATGTTTCAAACGAGTACCGATGAGGTTAAGTTGTTTGAAGCCTTAAGGCATTTAAAGCACAATAAGCATGAGGTAGTATTGTTTCATGTTTTTGATCGCTCTAAGGAGCTTAGTTTTGATTTTAAAAATACCCCAAAACGGTTTGTAGATGTCGAAACGGGAGAGCATATTAACTTATATAGCGATCAAGTTAAAGATAATTACGAAAAATTGGTTGGAAATTATTTTGATGAATTGCGTGTAAAGTGTGGTCAAAACCGAATCAAATACGTTGAGGCTGACATTAATACCAATTTTGATGCCATTTTAACAAGTTACATGTTGGAGCGGCAAAAATTTATTTAG
- a CDS encoding site-specific integrase has protein sequence MKLNYNVRIVIRKDKIRNDNTCPLYLKITLNGKPLVKLSMGESINKEHWDSKHQKAIGKGYGTFNAHLNRSVLEIEDLISDKKARGKAVSRDEIVSLFKKEDTECYYKYFDEVFCKNKFTEISQYTKESYLLLRKRLKEFKPNLRLSDIDLKLIQDFNYFLLVDKKTGKGGVWNRHKNFRTTLKLAYDLKLIDDYPYRNFKLDKPKSKNEALTKQELNAIVDLDVSFNKRLDETKDKFLFACYTGLRFGDVMNLKWGDIKNGVMQIIQEKTKNPVQIPLNKEAKRIIAKNVKMKRERNTVFKVVSNQKTNYILKDIADLAEVDKNVSFHLARHTFGTILGKDQNAFTIMKLMGHKKISTSAIYVNTDVNTLKETMQMVSFR, from the coding sequence ATGAAATTAAATTACAATGTAAGGATAGTTATTAGAAAGGATAAAATAAGAAATGACAACACTTGTCCTTTGTATTTAAAAATAACCTTAAATGGCAAGCCTTTAGTAAAGCTGTCTATGGGAGAAAGTATTAACAAAGAACATTGGGATAGTAAACACCAAAAAGCTATTGGTAAGGGTTATGGAACATTTAACGCCCATTTAAATCGCTCTGTTTTAGAAATAGAGGATTTAATTAGCGATAAGAAAGCAAGAGGTAAAGCAGTTTCTCGTGATGAAATTGTAAGTCTGTTTAAAAAAGAAGATACCGAATGTTATTACAAGTATTTCGATGAGGTTTTCTGTAAAAATAAGTTTACCGAAATCTCCCAGTACACTAAAGAAAGTTATCTATTGTTAAGAAAGCGATTAAAAGAATTTAAGCCTAATTTAAGGTTAAGTGATATAGATTTAAAGCTAATACAAGATTTTAATTATTTTCTACTAGTTGATAAAAAGACTGGAAAAGGTGGGGTTTGGAATAGACATAAGAATTTTAGAACGACTTTAAAATTAGCCTATGATTTAAAACTAATTGATGACTATCCATACAGAAATTTTAAATTAGATAAACCAAAATCTAAAAATGAGGCTTTAACAAAACAAGAATTAAACGCTATTGTGGATTTAGATGTTAGCTTTAATAAGAGATTAGATGAAACTAAAGATAAATTTTTGTTTGCTTGTTATACAGGTTTACGGTTTGGAGATGTAATGAATTTAAAATGGGGAGATATTAAAAATGGCGTAATGCAAATAATACAAGAGAAAACTAAAAACCCTGTTCAGATACCGCTAAATAAAGAAGCAAAAAGAATTATTGCTAAAAATGTTAAGATGAAACGAGAGCGAAATACTGTTTTTAAAGTGGTTAGCAATCAGAAAACTAATTATATACTTAAAGATATAGCTGATTTGGCAGAAGTCGATAAAAATGTGTCCTTTCATCTTGCTCGACATACGTTTGGAACGATATTAGGAAAAGACCAAAACGCTTTTACTATAATGAAATTAATGGGACATAAAAAGATTAGTACATCAGCTATCTATGTAAATACTGATGTAAATACGTTAAAAGAAACTATGCAAATGGTTAGTTTTAGATAA
- a CDS encoding ABC-three component system middle component 2 has product MIAIGEKYELVISSMRVLTLLEAFKKNKTYQMTFDKIILFDFYMKFPQTMIREGDDMSNFDFEELYSFFHAHPDRDNYHRILNFILSKNLVSKEILNSSFIYKISDSGIDVVNDIQNPFSLRMRANALLIKKNISKMSETKIKEEINSKSLNNIHLL; this is encoded by the coding sequence ATGATAGCTATTGGAGAAAAATATGAGCTTGTAATAAGTTCAATGAGAGTTTTGACCTTACTTGAAGCTTTTAAAAAAAACAAAACATATCAAATGACATTTGATAAAATCATCTTGTTCGATTTTTATATGAAGTTTCCCCAAACTATGATAAGAGAGGGGGATGATATGTCAAATTTTGATTTTGAAGAGTTATATTCTTTTTTTCACGCTCATCCTGATAGAGATAATTACCATAGAATATTAAATTTTATTTTATCTAAAAATCTTGTTTCTAAGGAGATTTTAAATTCTTCTTTTATTTACAAAATAAGTGATAGTGGAATTGATGTTGTTAATGATATACAAAACCCATTTTCTCTTAGAATGAGAGCTAATGCACTACTAATTAAAAAGAATATTTCTAAAATGAGTGAAACAAAAATAAAAGAAGAAATTAATTCTAAAAGTCTAAATAACATACATCTTTTATGA
- a CDS encoding DUF4238 domain-containing protein has product MGQYKKHHYVPRFYLKRFSFEEKGLHIGVFNHQNDVFVRRAPIKHQAAKNYLYGKDDEVELYLSKLESKISKLFHFWTNEKILVPPNENTNADKLLKRFILYQYFRTPRAGDLLNITINDTFRVIAKKYYPKIWEKIKESKLVNSDPVLTALLHSSDKEHLLGFLSCKFLVNLSYLPFITSDAPVIFYNQFKEKTNQYNGATALVSKGLQIFYPIHPRLMICYYDTKEYNYGKSDNNNCISTDSVEDVHQLNSLQYLNSSSQVFFNQFIEEDYINLMLKEFKKQKNDYKVINKLFKTMDSREFLYNSFENYKIDLSLTFTEIIQKSNINNDSFEVRDNSFL; this is encoded by the coding sequence TTGGGTCAATATAAAAAACATCATTATGTACCTCGATTTTATCTCAAAAGATTTTCATTTGAGGAGAAAGGTCTACACATAGGTGTATTTAACCATCAAAATGATGTTTTTGTAAGGCGAGCACCTATAAAGCATCAAGCTGCTAAAAATTATCTATATGGTAAAGATGATGAGGTGGAATTATATCTATCTAAACTTGAAAGCAAAATTTCTAAACTATTTCATTTTTGGACTAATGAGAAAATTCTCGTCCCACCTAATGAAAATACAAATGCTGATAAGTTGTTAAAGAGGTTTATACTTTATCAGTATTTTAGAACTCCAAGAGCTGGAGATTTATTAAATATAACAATAAATGATACTTTTAGAGTTATAGCCAAGAAATATTACCCAAAAATATGGGAAAAAATAAAAGAAAGTAAATTAGTCAATTCTGATCCAGTTTTGACTGCATTATTACATTCTTCTGATAAGGAACATTTATTAGGATTTCTTTCTTGTAAGTTTTTAGTTAACCTCTCATATTTACCATTCATAACATCTGATGCACCAGTAATATTTTACAATCAATTCAAGGAAAAAACTAATCAGTACAATGGAGCTACTGCTTTAGTGTCGAAAGGACTTCAAATATTTTATCCTATACATCCTAGACTAATGATTTGTTACTATGATACCAAAGAGTATAATTATGGAAAAAGTGATAATAACAATTGTATCTCAACTGATTCTGTTGAAGATGTGCATCAGTTGAATTCTTTACAATACTTAAATAGTAGTTCTCAGGTTTTTTTTAATCAATTTATTGAAGAAGATTACATAAATTTAATGTTAAAGGAATTTAAGAAACAAAAGAATGATTATAAGGTCATTAATAAGTTATTCAAAACTATGGATAGTAGAGAGTTTCTATATAACAGTTTTGAAAATTACAAGATTGATTTGAGTTTAACATTCACGGAAATAATACAAAAAAGTAATATTAATAATGATAGTTTTGAGGTTAGAGACAATTCCTTTTTATAA
- a CDS encoding sensor histidine kinase, producing the protein MYELKEISLENFELAKALKDSLVMANADYILGYAYEEEVKYDSAYYHYFRAAKVYKKLNNNTKSGEVILNMANIQNIERDYIGSEINAIEAKKLIEQLPETNYNLDTLWLIHNLLGVVSGKLKLYDKALEYHALAYKFASKMTNGYYYKITTSSNIASIYRKKAQYNVAVDKYNEILENKNLITYDSASYASTISNIAYAKFLSGIKNRVEIEKPYREAMHIAKDINNNVIEIYTYLYLSKYFEAIKQSDSAKKYINKAYDIAKATKTNDVLLESLILKASLAKDSSQQFLMEHIKLSDSLVLAERSIRNKFARIDYETEAFKQQKEIVSRQNILLIIASSILAITLLLLYVIKTRREKIKELQLAQQQQQANEEIYNLMLSQQDKMDEARAVEKKRISQDIHDGILGRLFGVRLNLDNLNFIKTDDGITRRSNYINELKEIEFDIRKVSHDLNTDFVTNSSFSGIIKTLVENQCDAYGLEYAISIANSINWELVSNKTKVHIYRITQESLQNIYKHAEASLVSITIDEDNNSLSLAISDDGKGFESDKIKDGIGLKNIKSRVQEINAKFNIKTTKNEGTTVEIEIPI; encoded by the coding sequence ATGTATGAGTTAAAAGAGATCAGTCTTGAGAATTTTGAATTAGCGAAAGCTTTAAAAGATTCTTTAGTTATGGCTAATGCAGATTATATATTGGGTTATGCATACGAGGAAGAGGTAAAGTATGATAGCGCTTATTATCACTATTTTAGAGCGGCTAAAGTTTATAAAAAGCTAAATAATAACACAAAGTCGGGTGAAGTAATCTTGAATATGGCAAATATTCAAAATATAGAAAGAGATTATATAGGTAGTGAAATTAATGCCATTGAAGCTAAAAAACTAATTGAACAGCTTCCAGAAACCAACTATAACCTGGATACTTTGTGGTTAATACATAATCTGTTGGGTGTTGTTTCTGGAAAGCTTAAATTGTATGATAAGGCTTTAGAGTATCACGCTCTGGCGTATAAGTTTGCTAGTAAAATGACAAACGGTTATTATTATAAAATTACAACTTCTAGTAATATAGCATCAATCTATAGAAAGAAAGCACAGTATAATGTAGCTGTCGATAAATATAACGAGATACTAGAAAATAAAAATCTTATTACTTATGATTCTGCATCATATGCTAGCACTATTTCCAATATCGCTTATGCTAAATTCTTAAGCGGTATTAAAAACAGGGTTGAGATAGAGAAACCATATAGAGAGGCTATGCATATAGCTAAAGATATAAATAATAACGTAATTGAAATATATACATATCTCTATTTAAGCAAATATTTTGAGGCTATTAAGCAAAGCGATTCAGCTAAAAAATATATTAATAAAGCTTACGATATAGCTAAGGCTACTAAAACTAATGATGTATTATTAGAAAGTTTAATTTTAAAGGCCTCTTTAGCTAAAGATTCGTCACAGCAGTTTCTAATGGAGCACATAAAACTTAGCGATAGTTTGGTTTTGGCAGAACGTTCCATTCGTAATAAATTTGCTAGAATAGATTACGAGACAGAAGCGTTTAAACAGCAAAAAGAGATCGTCTCAAGGCAAAACATCTTATTAATTATTGCCTCCTCAATATTAGCGATTACCTTACTTTTGTTATACGTCATTAAAACAAGACGTGAGAAAATAAAAGAATTACAATTAGCACAGCAACAACAACAGGCAAACGAAGAAATTTACAACCTCATGCTCTCGCAACAGGATAAAATGGATGAGGCCAGAGCGGTTGAAAAAAAGCGAATTTCTCAGGACATTCACGACGGTATTTTAGGGCGATTGTTTGGCGTGCGACTCAATTTAGATAATTTAAACTTCATAAAAACAGATGATGGGATTACTAGGCGTAGTAATTATATTAATGAACTTAAAGAGATTGAATTTGATATTCGTAAAGTATCGCACGACTTAAATACAGATTTTGTCACTAATTCTAGCTTCTCTGGAATTATTAAAACATTGGTAGAAAACCAGTGCGACGCTTACGGTCTAGAATATGCCATTTCCATTGCAAATTCTATTAATTGGGAACTGGTTTCTAATAAAACAAAAGTGCACATCTATAGAATTACGCAGGAGTCACTGCAAAACATTTATAAACATGCCGAGGCAAGTTTAGTTTCTATAACAATTGATGAAGATAATAATTCATTATCTTTAGCTATTAGTGATGATGGGAAGGGCTTCGAAAGTGATAAAATTAAAGACGGTATTGGCCTAAAAAACATCAAATCTAGAGTACAAGAAATTAACGCTAAATTCAATATAAAAACAACTAAAAACGAAGGAACCACCGTTGAAATAGAAATACCTATATAA